A genome region from Piliocolobus tephrosceles isolate RC106 chromosome 8, ASM277652v3, whole genome shotgun sequence includes the following:
- the CCDC71L gene encoding coiled-coil domain-containing protein 71L, which yields MRRSMKRRRRRPPVAPAAAARGGDFRAEDVAGLEAREEKVVYSRSQLSLADSTKALGDAFKLFMPRSTEFMSSDAELWSFLCSLKHQFSPHILRSKDVYGYSSCRALVPDPPGPPTARGQARRPAPRAAARRRRRGARAAAARMRKPRSSPPPPPPPPEESCPAKPVAPGPCFGGRTLEEIWRAATPTLTTFPTIRVGSDVWGERSLAAARRRARQVLRVNLEPMVRLRRFPVPRA from the coding sequence ATGCGGCGCAGCATGAAGAGGCGGCGGCGCCGGCCCCCGGTCGCCCCGGCCGCGGCTGCCCGGGGCGGCGACTTTAGGGCAGAAGACGTGGCCGGGTTAGAGGCGCGGGAGGAAAAGGTGGTGTACTCGCGGTCGCAACTGTCGCTGGCTGACAGCACCAAGGCGCTGGGCGACGCCTTCAAGCTCTTCATGCCCCGCAGCACGGAGTTCATGAGCTCGGACGCGGAGCTCTGGAGCTTCCTCTGCAGCCTCAAGCACCAGTTCTCCCCGCACATCCTGCGCAGCAAGGACGTCTACGGCTACTCCTCCTGCCGGGCCCTGGTGCCCGACCCCCCGGGGCCCCCCACAGCCCGCGGCCAGGCGCGCCGGCCGGCTCCGCGCGCCGCAGCCAGGAGGAGGCGCCGCGGAGCCCGGGCGGCAGCTGCCCGCATGAGGAAGCCCCGGTCATcaccaccgccgccgccgccgccccccgAGGAGAGCTGCCCGGCCAAGCCCGTGGCCCCCGGGCCCTGCTTCGGGGGCCGCACCCTAGAGGAGATCTGGAGGGCGGCCACCCCGACGCTGACCACCTTCCCCACCATCCGCGTCGGCAGCGACGTGTGGGGCGAGCGCAGCCTGGCGGCGGCGCGGCGTAGGGCGCGCCAGGTCCTGCGAGTGAACCTGGAACCCATGGTGAGGCTCCGCCGCTTCCCGGTGCCCCGGGCGTGA